Proteins encoded by one window of Candidatus Odinarchaeum yellowstonii:
- a CDS encoding thiamine pyrophosphate-dependent enzyme: protein MKDNPFDIKNIDIAWCPGCGNYNILKILKDTLLELEIKPEKLVIVSGIGQAAKTPHYLKANVFNGLHGRALPAATAIKAVNPTLTVIAESGDGDMYGEGGNHFIHTIRRNPDITNIVHNNMVYGLTKGQASPTSLINFKTPIQVEGVFNEPFNPLAVAIALDASFVARVFAGDYEDTKKIIKKAIKHKGYALIDVFQPCVTYNKLNTYQWFKENTYYLDESHDVYNRVEAFKKAIEKGKYPLGIFYINPDKKPFEENLAPYKNSSIPLVERELDKIKLIELIKSKKNS, encoded by the coding sequence ATGAAAGATAATCCCTTCGATATTAAAAACATAGATATAGCTTGGTGTCCTGGCTGCGGAAATTATAATATATTAAAAATACTTAAAGACACATTATTAGAGCTTGAAATAAAACCTGAAAAACTTGTTATCGTCTCAGGAATAGGTCAAGCAGCTAAAACCCCACACTATCTAAAAGCGAATGTATTTAATGGTTTACACGGGAGAGCCCTCCCCGCGGCTACAGCTATAAAAGCAGTGAATCCAACTCTCACGGTGATCGCTGAAAGCGGAGACGGCGACATGTATGGAGAGGGGGGTAATCACTTTATTCACACGATTAGAAGAAACCCGGATATAACCAATATTGTACATAATAACATGGTTTATGGTTTAACAAAGGGCCAGGCTTCTCCAACCAGTTTAATAAATTTTAAAACACCTATTCAAGTTGAAGGCGTATTCAACGAACCTTTTAACCCACTAGCAGTAGCCATAGCATTAGACGCTTCCTTCGTAGCGCGAGTCTTCGCAGGAGACTATGAAGATACTAAAAAAATAATAAAAAAAGCTATAAAACATAAAGGATACGCGCTCATAGATGTTTTTCAACCATGTGTAACATACAATAAGCTAAATACATACCAATGGTTTAAAGAAAACACATACTATCTTGACGAATCACATGACGTCTACAATAGAGTAGAAGCTTTCAAGAAAGCTATTGAAAAAGGCAAGTACCCTCTTGGAATATTTTATATTAATCCTGATAAGAAGCCGTTTGAAGAAAATCTAGCCCCCTATAAAAATAGCAGCATCCCTTTGGTAGAGAGAGAACTAGATAAAATTAAACTCATCGAACTTATTAAAAGTAAAAAGAACAGTTAA
- a CDS encoding corrinoid protein, with product MSDNWDNEIIEAMMSLDEDSLINKVESALSGGISPLEILRKAITKGMQIVGEKYESGEFFLMHLMAIGEAVKNVMDKLLLPALQREGVKESGSEGTVVIGTVEGDIHDIGKNIVASMLLTAGFEVIDLGKDVNCDVFIQKAIEKKADIIAASALLSTTMIGQKKLIEELKKRNIRDRFKILIGGAPTSPAWAEEIGADGYAKDAVEAVKVAKHLLKKARDIEKKV from the coding sequence ATGAGCGATAACTGGGATAATGAGATAATTGAAGCGATGATGAGCCTCGACGAAGATTCTTTAATAAATAAAGTTGAATCAGCTTTATCCGGTGGAATTAGCCCGCTAGAAATATTGAGAAAAGCGATAACTAAAGGCATGCAGATAGTCGGTGAAAAATACGAGTCGGGGGAATTCTTTCTAATGCACTTAATGGCGATCGGGGAGGCTGTTAAAAACGTGATGGATAAACTGCTTCTACCCGCATTACAAAGAGAAGGAGTTAAAGAATCTGGAAGTGAAGGAACAGTAGTCATTGGAACAGTCGAAGGGGACATACACGATATAGGTAAAAATATCGTGGCCTCCATGCTTCTAACAGCTGGATTCGAGGTCATAGATCTAGGAAAAGACGTTAACTGTGATGTTTTTATTCAGAAAGCCATCGAAAAAAAAGCTGATATTATAGCAGCCTCCGCACTGTTGAGCACCACTATGATAGGACAGAAGAAACTAATAGAGGAACTTAAAAAAAGAAATATAAGAGATAGATTTAAAATTCTAATAGGAGGAGCACCCACATCCCCGGCTTGGGCTGAGGAGATCGGCGCGGACGGCTACGCTAAAGACGCTGTAGAAGCTGTTAAAGTAGCTAAACATCTGTTAAAAAAGGCGAGGGACATTGAAAAAAAAGTGTAG
- a CDS encoding molybdopterin-binding protein, whose product MLNTNSQWLSKNITKLGGSVKRIYTIGDSVEEISDIIKYIINRRPEYLIISGGLGPTFDDKTLQGLAVALNKRLIINKTALESVQEKYRKLYSKGLIKTGVLLKSRIKMAELPEGAEPLENPVGTAPAVKIEYESVKIYCLPGVPEELKAIFAKHIAPLLKKELNGIKYYERSISVEGVAESEISDEIEIIMNEVKQVYIKSHPQAYEGGCRLRICLSTKGDRNAVKILKKASEMVEEAVKKLGGRVLEGEDR is encoded by the coding sequence ATACTCAACACAAACAGTCAATGGCTTTCTAAAAATATTACAAAACTCGGTGGAAGCGTTAAGAGAATATACACCATCGGAGACAGCGTAGAAGAGATCAGCGACATAATAAAATATATAATAAACCGTAGACCAGAGTACCTGATTATCTCAGGCGGATTAGGGCCAACATTCGACGATAAAACATTGCAAGGTTTAGCCGTCGCGTTAAATAAACGTCTAATAATAAATAAAACAGCTCTTGAAAGCGTTCAAGAAAAATATAGAAAGTTATACAGTAAAGGCTTAATTAAAACAGGGGTGCTTTTAAAATCTAGAATCAAAATGGCGGAGCTTCCTGAAGGAGCTGAACCTCTTGAAAACCCTGTTGGAACAGCCCCAGCTGTTAAAATAGAATATGAAAGTGTAAAAATATACTGTCTACCAGGAGTCCCAGAGGAGTTGAAAGCGATATTCGCGAAGCATATCGCGCCTCTCTTAAAAAAAGAATTAAACGGGATTAAATACTATGAGCGAAGTATTTCAGTCGAGGGCGTCGCTGAATCTGAGATCTCAGACGAAATTGAAATAATAATGAACGAGGTTAAACAAGTCTATATTAAATCACATCCGCAAGCCTATGAAGGCGGCTGCCGGCTCCGCATATGCTTATCAACTAAAGGGGATAGAAACGCTGTAAAAATATTAAAAAAAGCGAGTGAAATGGTAGAGGAAGCTGTTAAAAAATTAGGAGGCAGAGTTTTAGAAGGTGAAGATAGATGA
- a CDS encoding polyprenyl synthetase family protein: MKDEEFTAILNSESSKTGKTIQQFLEERATEASSLSEENKEFYLNLEEFIMRGGKRLRPIAFIMAYKGVNGRLDDKIYLPSISIELLHNATLVHDDIIDHDTMRRGGPTFHTKYTQLYTGIASDPADFGLSVGILGGNILFNLGVEAILKSDFENDRKLKALKLYTDGFREVVEGVFLESAMVIRRSSSEKEYLTMIRLKTSSLFEKGILMGATLAGANEKIIDALSTYAIRTGQAFQIQDDILGVFGVEEVTGKPSDSDIKEGKMTLLRIKLLEVCNHNERDKINKIYGNRNACEKDIEYLRKLLIEKNVLGYCQKLSATLSDEAINSLERVKGEFTSDAIEFFIKLSEFVINRKK; encoded by the coding sequence ATGAAAGATGAAGAGTTCACAGCTATATTAAACTCTGAAAGCTCTAAAACCGGCAAAACAATTCAACAATTTTTAGAAGAGAGAGCCACTGAAGCCTCCTCGCTAAGCGAAGAAAATAAAGAGTTCTACTTAAATCTAGAAGAGTTTATTATGAGAGGGGGTAAAAGACTAAGACCCATCGCATTTATAATGGCGTATAAAGGCGTGAACGGCCGTTTAGATGATAAAATATACCTACCCTCCATCTCCATAGAGCTACTTCATAACGCAACATTAGTCCACGATGATATTATAGACCATGATACTATGAGGAGAGGGGGGCCGACTTTTCACACCAAGTACACACAGCTTTACACAGGGATAGCCTCAGACCCTGCGGATTTCGGTCTCTCAGTTGGGATACTAGGCGGAAACATATTATTCAATCTAGGTGTAGAGGCGATTCTCAAATCCGATTTTGAAAACGATAGGAAACTTAAGGCCTTAAAATTATACACCGACGGGTTTCGTGAAGTGGTAGAAGGTGTGTTTTTAGAGAGTGCAATGGTGATTCGGCGTTCATCTAGTGAAAAAGAGTATTTGACGATGATACGCTTAAAAACATCCTCGCTCTTTGAAAAAGGTATATTAATGGGGGCGACTTTAGCGGGCGCTAATGAAAAAATCATCGATGCTTTAAGCACTTATGCGATACGGACAGGGCAAGCTTTTCAAATCCAAGATGATATTCTAGGCGTTTTTGGCGTAGAAGAGGTTACGGGTAAACCGAGTGATTCCGATATAAAAGAGGGGAAAATGACACTTCTCAGAATAAAACTATTAGAAGTATGCAACCACAATGAAAGAGATAAAATTAACAAAATATATGGTAACAGAAACGCTTGTGAAAAAGACATAGAATATTTAAGAAAGCTCTTAATCGAGAAGAACGTGTTAGGGTACTGTCAAAAACTCTCAGCAACCCTCTCGGATGAAGCGATAAACAGTCTTGAACGAGTTAAAGGCGAGTTCACGAGTGATGCTATAGAGTTTTTTATTAAGCTCTCAGAGTTTGTAATAAATAGGAAAAAATAG
- a CDS encoding ASKHA domain-containing protein, with protein sequence MGRLFVRKADGDTVELEFKKGETILSCLQRNSVYLNAVCNGKGKCLKCKVKLQDAKSSAREYEGKMVLACQTKLVEDTWIEIPFSSSLPTVKMKLGYEPDIPINSSIKKISLRISLDNFKERRRNEIKILEELNKHGLNVIEFNPSIKDTLLPLLNVCKGDVTVTVRGNQIIHLEKGENSEAYGAAVDIGTTQISVFLVNLQTGFIIDFISEVNKQTMFGGDVITRLSYILSNQDNLSRLQTTILNQIQNIIEKLIKNNRVNPNHLYEIVIVGNTLMTHIFYGLDPSGLAKYPYKPAETGAKEINARHYISNINYLAKIYTPPPISGYIGPDITADLLSSEMYKTNKNILLMDIGTNTEIILKYNRKFYGCSTPSGPALEGGHIKYGMRAEKGAIEAIYIDPDTLKIDYKIIGGGEPEGLCGSGIIDAIVELFKVGAVKNDGSINGDHKLAAKLNSEKVIIIATKLNGEKITLSQSDIREIQKAKAAIQAGYSTLLKYVNTDLNQLDEVIIAGSFGFHINPDSGRAIGVIPPVDDLKLKFMGNLAGSGARILLKNADTRKICERIVESVEYVELGTIKYFQDIWLRSLYLSKNQGG encoded by the coding sequence ATGGGGCGTTTATTTGTCAGAAAAGCAGACGGCGATACCGTGGAGTTAGAGTTTAAAAAGGGCGAAACAATACTTTCATGCCTTCAAAGAAACAGCGTATATTTAAACGCGGTTTGTAACGGTAAGGGAAAATGCTTAAAATGCAAAGTGAAACTGCAAGATGCAAAAAGTAGTGCAAGAGAATACGAGGGAAAAATGGTTTTAGCTTGCCAAACTAAGCTTGTCGAAGATACATGGATTGAAATACCTTTTTCAAGCAGTCTGCCCACGGTGAAGATGAAGCTAGGTTATGAACCTGACATCCCGATTAACTCGTCGATTAAAAAAATTAGTTTAAGAATATCATTAGATAATTTCAAAGAGAGGAGAAGAAACGAGATAAAAATTTTAGAGGAATTAAATAAGCACGGTTTAAATGTTATAGAATTTAATCCAAGCATAAAAGACACGCTACTCCCTTTGTTAAATGTATGTAAAGGTGATGTAACTGTTACAGTTAGAGGTAACCAAATAATACATTTAGAGAAAGGGGAGAACAGTGAAGCATATGGAGCGGCGGTTGACATAGGGACAACTCAAATATCAGTTTTCCTAGTAAATCTTCAAACAGGGTTTATTATAGATTTTATAAGCGAAGTGAATAAGCAAACAATGTTTGGAGGGGACGTAATCACTAGACTATCTTACATATTATCGAACCAAGATAATTTATCAAGATTACAGACTACAATATTAAATCAAATCCAAAACATTATAGAGAAACTTATAAAAAATAACCGAGTTAACCCTAATCATTTATATGAGATAGTTATCGTAGGGAATACGTTAATGACTCATATATTCTACGGCTTAGACCCTTCAGGTTTAGCGAAGTACCCCTATAAACCAGCTGAAACAGGTGCTAAAGAAATCAACGCCCGACATTATATTTCAAACATCAACTATTTAGCGAAAATATACACACCCCCTCCTATATCCGGATATATCGGACCGGATATAACAGCGGATCTTCTAAGCTCTGAAATGTACAAAACAAATAAGAATATTCTTCTAATGGATATAGGAACAAACACCGAGATTATTTTAAAATATAATAGAAAGTTTTACGGCTGCTCCACTCCTTCAGGTCCAGCTTTAGAAGGCGGACATATAAAATATGGGATGAGAGCGGAGAAAGGGGCGATAGAAGCAATTTACATAGATCCGGATACTTTGAAGATCGATTATAAAATAATTGGAGGCGGTGAACCGGAGGGGCTATGCGGTTCAGGGATAATCGACGCGATTGTTGAATTATTTAAAGTCGGTGCTGTGAAAAATGATGGAAGCATAAACGGTGACCATAAACTTGCAGCTAAATTAAACTCTGAAAAAGTTATTATAATCGCAACTAAACTTAACGGTGAAAAGATTACTTTAAGCCAGAGTGATATTAGAGAAATACAGAAAGCGAAGGCAGCTATCCAAGCCGGCTACAGCACCCTCCTAAAATATGTTAACACTGATTTAAATCAACTTGATGAAGTTATAATAGCTGGCTCCTTCGGGTTTCACATAAACCCGGATAGCGGAAGAGCTATCGGCGTGATTCCGCCTGTAGATGATTTAAAACTGAAATTTATGGGGAATTTAGCCGGCTCAGGGGCTCGAATACTATTAAAAAACGCGGATACCAGAAAAATATGTGAGAGAATAGTTGAAAGCGTAGAGTACGTGGAGTTAGGTACAATTAAATATTTCCAGGATATTTGGTTGAGATCTTTATATTTATCTAAAAATCAGGGAGGGTAG
- a CDS encoding MoaD/ThiS family protein: MGESEVAVELPGARYKLQQLLDLITSTRLKKARKILLEQINKGRIKIVINGRLVNSAQLNEFQLEDGDRIVFLPPFGGG; this comes from the coding sequence ATAGGAGAAAGCGAGGTAGCAGTTGAGTTACCAGGAGCCAGATATAAACTTCAACAACTACTAGATTTAATAACTTCTACTAGATTAAAGAAAGCTCGTAAAATATTATTGGAGCAGATAAATAAAGGTAGAATTAAAATCGTAATTAACGGGAGACTTGTAAACAGCGCGCAGCTGAATGAATTTCAATTAGAAGACGGTGATCGAATCGTGTTTCTACCGCCTTTCGGCGGTGGGTGA
- a CDS encoding tRNA uridine(34) 5-carboxymethylaminomethyl modification radical SAM/GNAT enzyme Elp3, protein MKVLDIQRAVCNEILEKISRSKGVDRQTVEKIKREVCEKYGLKQVPSNSALLSLLGEENQGLVKKLLIVKPARSISGVSVIAVMSPPAECPHGRCIYCPGGPSSGSPQSYTGREPAALRGAQNNFDPYMQVQARLKQLKQIGHPVNKVELIIMGGTFPARDFSYQSYFIKRCLDALTCVNSNNLNEAKLNAEKSHIKNVGITFETRPDYCKSLHVDRMLELGATRVEIGVQTIYDDVYHIIKRGHTVSDVVEATRIAKDAGLKVCYHIMPGLPGMSFERDLKMFIELFENDCFKPDMLKIYPCLVLEGTELYNMWRNNQYHPYTTEQLIELLLKVMEMLPPWVRVQRFQRDIPAGLITAGNKKSDLRALLLDRMDELNIKTNEIRYREVGHQLTRYGKKPKLEQVELKIHSYEASEGVEIFLSYEDVVEDILIGFLRMRIPSSKAYRPEVKTSKTALIRELHIFGPELEVGRPPLYEWQHRGYGKSLIAEAELLAEEVFECSRILVTSGLGVREYYRRLGYTPLGPYMCKEFS, encoded by the coding sequence GTGAAAGTTTTGGATATTCAGAGAGCGGTTTGCAACGAGATACTTGAAAAAATTTCAAGATCTAAAGGTGTTGATCGGCAAACTGTTGAGAAAATTAAAAGAGAGGTATGTGAGAAATACGGGTTAAAACAGGTCCCATCTAATTCAGCTCTTCTATCTCTTCTAGGGGAAGAAAACCAGGGCTTAGTTAAAAAACTTCTCATAGTGAAACCAGCGCGCTCTATTTCAGGAGTTTCAGTAATAGCGGTGATGTCACCTCCGGCGGAATGCCCTCACGGCCGCTGTATATACTGTCCTGGAGGGCCAAGCTCAGGTTCCCCTCAAAGCTACACCGGTCGTGAACCAGCCGCGCTTAGAGGGGCTCAAAATAATTTCGACCCATATATGCAAGTGCAAGCGCGTTTAAAACAACTTAAGCAAATCGGGCATCCTGTTAATAAAGTTGAACTTATAATTATGGGGGGGACCTTCCCAGCTAGAGACTTCTCTTATCAAAGCTACTTTATAAAAAGATGTTTGGATGCGTTAACATGTGTTAATTCGAATAACCTGAATGAAGCTAAGCTAAACGCTGAAAAGTCTCACATTAAAAATGTAGGTATAACGTTTGAAACCAGACCAGACTACTGTAAGAGTCTGCACGTGGATAGGATGCTTGAATTGGGCGCGACTCGGGTGGAAATTGGTGTTCAAACTATTTACGATGACGTTTACCATATTATAAAAAGAGGACATACTGTAAGCGACGTAGTGGAGGCTACTAGAATAGCTAAAGACGCTGGTTTAAAAGTATGCTATCATATAATGCCAGGTTTACCTGGAATGAGCTTTGAACGAGATTTGAAAATGTTTATTGAACTATTCGAGAATGATTGTTTTAAACCTGACATGTTGAAGATCTATCCATGCCTTGTTTTAGAAGGCACAGAGCTTTATAATATGTGGAGAAATAATCAGTATCACCCTTATACAACCGAGCAGCTCATAGAACTTTTACTTAAAGTTATGGAGATGCTCCCACCGTGGGTGCGTGTTCAAAGATTTCAGCGAGATATTCCTGCAGGTTTAATAACAGCTGGAAACAAGAAGAGCGATCTTAGGGCTCTCTTACTTGATCGAATGGACGAATTAAATATTAAAACCAATGAGATAAGGTATCGTGAAGTTGGCCATCAATTAACCCGTTACGGTAAGAAGCCTAAACTAGAACAAGTAGAATTGAAAATTCACTCATATGAAGCCTCTGAGGGGGTTGAAATTTTCTTATCATACGAGGATGTAGTTGAAGATATTCTAATAGGTTTTTTAAGAATGAGAATTCCATCCTCGAAAGCGTATAGACCTGAAGTTAAAACTTCTAAAACCGCTCTCATCAGAGAACTTCACATATTCGGACCGGAGTTAGAGGTCGGCCGCCCGCCGTTATATGAATGGCAGCATAGAGGTTACGGTAAATCACTAATCGCTGAAGCTGAACTATTAGCTGAAGAAGTGTTTGAATGCAGTAGAATCCTTGTCACCAGCGGGTTAGGTGTCAGAGAATATTATAGAAGATTAGGTTACACTCCTTTAGGCCCCTACATGTGTAAAGAATTCAGTTAA
- a CDS encoding 30S ribosomal protein S30e: MPGSHGSLTKAGKVRSQTPKVQAKVVPTPIPRRRNRINYVKRVVNNIQPGQRV; the protein is encoded by the coding sequence ATGCCAGGCTCTCACGGCTCGTTGACGAAGGCTGGTAAAGTAAGATCTCAGACTCCGAAAGTGCAGGCTAAAGTAGTTCCTACTCCTATTCCAAGGAGGAGAAATAGAATAAACTATGTTAAAAGAGTAGTTAATAATATTCAACCAGGTCAGCGTGTCTAA
- the rpsJ gene encoding 30S ribosomal protein S10, with product MPQRARIRLSSTDQKALENICAQVKAITQRTGVNITGPIPLPTKRLRVPVRKTPCGQGSHTWETWEMRIHKRLIDIDSDERTMRQIMRIRVPNNVYIEIEII from the coding sequence ATGCCTCAAAGAGCTCGCATCAGATTAAGTAGCACAGATCAAAAAGCGCTGGAAAATATCTGTGCTCAAGTTAAAGCGATAACTCAGAGAACCGGAGTTAATATCACAGGCCCTATCCCACTTCCTACAAAGCGTTTAAGGGTTCCTGTTAGAAAAACGCCTTGCGGTCAGGGCTCTCATACTTGGGAGACATGGGAGATGAGAATTCATAAGAGGCTTATCGACATAGATTCAGATGAAAGAACTATGCGACAGATCATGAGGATAAGAGTTCCTAACAACGTATATATTGAAATAGAAATTATTTGA